In Bacteroidetes bacterium SB0662_bin_6, the following proteins share a genomic window:
- a CDS encoding carbohydrate binding family 9 domain-containing protein, with amino-acid sequence MYNPFPAQLARNHDNPQRQVGPMKPLMLSVCLSFLAQPLAAQTNGDYAPGAQPPIKLHRLSQPIQLDGIIDEPAWQAVDPFPLVMYQPTYKGAMTERTEIRVAYDDDYLYVSGQLYHVDPGNLRTNSFYRDRWSGDETFAIVLDTFNDNENALWFYTTALGTRFDIAVADDAANGRASNNRNWNTFWDVATTRTDEGWFAEMRIPFNSLGFQDENGRVVMGMIVYRWMAHNNHRYIFPDIPPRWERGSNKPSVAQDVILEGVYSRKPVYVTPYGLGGARRISELDPSETAYRFKDDFTREIGLDVKYNLTNNLTLDATVNTDFAQVEADDEQINLTRFSLFFPEKRQFFQERSGIFEFDTGANGSRLFHSRRIGLVDGQPIRILGGSRLVGRVGEWDIGLLNMQTAKEGGIPAENFGVLRLRRKVFNPFSTVGGLATSRIDADGGYNLAYGIDGIVRIVGDEYLTTKWAQTLDKDRLDAGAFNFLDAGRFMLKWERRNIQGLSYELEVTRSGADYNPAAGFVRRRDVTFLSPDVNYQSFRGADSRFRRIWVGNWSNMYLRNEDGSVESAWLHPFYWFETKGGATVLLSTAHTYEDTRMSFPLSKEVRVPIGSYWFHDLWIEANPPDRWFFRPDVTFRTGTFYDGWKTTLSTGATWNLSRHFELRGTYELNLIRFPDRDQQLDAHLGQVRIQAALNTHLSATAFLQYNSVADVFIVNTRIRYHFGEGHDLWVVFNEGFNTERHQPFGPMLPVTDSRAILLKYTYTFIW; translated from the coding sequence ATGTACAATCCTTTCCCCGCACAACTCGCGCGGAATCATGATAATCCCCAGCGCCAAGTCGGTCCCATGAAGCCTTTGATGCTAAGCGTGTGCCTGTCCTTCCTCGCACAGCCTCTGGCCGCCCAAACCAACGGGGATTACGCCCCCGGTGCTCAACCGCCCATCAAGCTGCACCGCCTCTCGCAGCCGATTCAGCTTGATGGCATCATCGACGAACCAGCCTGGCAAGCGGTCGACCCTTTTCCTCTGGTGATGTATCAGCCCACGTACAAGGGCGCCATGACCGAACGCACGGAGATTCGGGTGGCCTACGACGACGACTACCTCTACGTCTCCGGACAACTGTACCATGTCGACCCCGGCAACCTGCGCACTAATTCGTTCTACCGCGACCGCTGGAGCGGCGACGAGACTTTTGCCATCGTGCTCGACACATTCAACGACAACGAGAACGCTCTGTGGTTTTACACAACGGCCCTCGGTACCCGCTTCGACATCGCAGTAGCGGACGATGCGGCCAATGGCCGAGCCTCTAACAACCGAAATTGGAATACATTCTGGGATGTAGCAACTACACGAACCGACGAGGGCTGGTTTGCTGAGATGCGCATTCCTTTCAACAGCCTTGGTTTCCAGGATGAGAACGGGCGTGTAGTAATGGGAATGATCGTCTATAGGTGGATGGCTCATAACAACCACCGCTACATTTTTCCGGACATTCCACCCCGCTGGGAACGTGGCAGCAACAAGCCCTCGGTAGCGCAAGACGTAATACTCGAAGGCGTCTACAGCCGGAAACCCGTTTATGTGACTCCGTATGGTCTCGGGGGCGCCCGGCGGATATCTGAACTGGACCCTTCAGAAACAGCCTACCGTTTCAAAGACGACTTCACGCGTGAAATCGGTCTCGACGTGAAGTACAACCTTACCAACAATCTCACGCTCGACGCTACGGTCAACACCGATTTTGCCCAGGTCGAGGCCGACGACGAGCAGATCAATCTGACGCGGTTTTCGCTCTTTTTTCCCGAAAAACGGCAGTTTTTTCAGGAGCGCTCCGGCATCTTCGAGTTCGATACCGGGGCTAACGGCAGCCGCCTTTTCCACAGCCGCCGCATCGGCCTGGTCGACGGGCAGCCGATTCGTATTCTCGGGGGCTCGCGGCTCGTCGGGCGCGTGGGCGAGTGGGACATCGGATTGCTCAATATGCAAACGGCAAAGGAGGGCGGCATCCCTGCCGAAAATTTCGGTGTGTTACGGCTGCGTCGAAAGGTTTTTAATCCCTTCTCAACCGTCGGAGGCCTGGCTACCAGCCGGATCGACGCCGACGGTGGATACAATTTGGCATATGGGATCGATGGCATCGTGCGCATCGTCGGGGATGAGTACCTCACCACGAAATGGGCGCAGACGCTGGACAAGGATCGGTTGGATGCGGGCGCCTTCAATTTCCTGGATGCCGGACGTTTTATGCTCAAGTGGGAACGGCGCAACATACAGGGGTTGAGCTATGAGTTGGAAGTCACCCGATCCGGGGCGGATTACAATCCCGCCGCCGGCTTTGTCCGCCGCCGCGACGTTACCTTTCTCAGCCCCGATGTCAACTATCAATCATTCCGAGGGGCTGACTCGCGGTTCCGGCGTATCTGGGTCGGTAACTGGTCCAATATGTACCTGCGCAATGAAGACGGATCCGTTGAGTCGGCATGGCTTCATCCCTTTTACTGGTTTGAAACCAAGGGTGGCGCGACGGTGCTGCTCTCGACGGCTCATACCTACGAGGACACGCGCATGTCTTTTCCGCTCTCCAAAGAGGTTAGGGTTCCCATCGGATCCTACTGGTTTCATGATCTCTGGATTGAGGCCAATCCGCCTGATCGGTGGTTTTTCCGGCCTGATGTTACCTTCCGCACCGGCACTTTCTATGACGGATGGAAGACGACCTTGAGCACAGGAGCCACCTGGAACCTTTCCCGCCATTTCGAATTGCGCGGCACCTACGAACTCAACCTGATTCGTTTCCCGGATCGAGACCAGCAGCTTGACGCGCACCTGGGCCAAGTTCGCATCCAGGCTGCGCTTAACACCCACCTCTCGGCCACGGCCTTCCTGCAATACAACAGCGTCGCCGATGTGTTCATTGTCAACACCCGGATACGCTATCAC
- a CDS encoding ABC transporter ATP-binding protein, whose translation MLAVEDLAIGYESPRTPAHVVAEDINISLNEGELVCLIGPNGGGKTTLMRTLAGMQLPLAGRVAIDGRDVHTMPARERAKRLSVVLTERVSAGLLSAYAMVGLGRYPHTNWSGALSDKDHEIIQSAIRMVGAETFMHRSVSELSDGERQKIMMARALAQEPRLMILDEITAFLDLPRRVEIMRLLRRLARTTGRAILLSTHDLDLALRSADRIWLLPKGGALQAGAPEDLVLNGAFESAFASEGIDFDREHGSFRIHQRFEAEVELVGEGAALFWTRRALEREGLHVQENGQPASIRVEIVAEGLSLRWQLTHGGQTHTYDALYDLTRYVQSFPRTTRAES comes from the coding sequence ATGCTTGCTGTCGAAGATCTCGCTATCGGCTACGAATCGCCACGCACCCCTGCCCATGTCGTTGCTGAAGACATCAACATATCGCTCAACGAGGGCGAGCTGGTGTGTCTGATCGGTCCAAACGGGGGTGGAAAAACGACACTGATGCGGACGCTTGCCGGGATGCAGCTTCCCCTGGCCGGGCGTGTAGCCATCGATGGGAGAGACGTCCATACCATGCCTGCGCGTGAGCGTGCCAAACGCCTCAGTGTAGTACTTACCGAGCGTGTCAGCGCAGGTTTGCTCTCGGCCTATGCCATGGTTGGTTTAGGACGCTATCCCCACACGAATTGGTCGGGCGCGCTTTCCGATAAGGACCACGAAATCATCCAATCGGCTATCCGTATGGTGGGGGCCGAAACCTTCATGCACCGCAGCGTAAGCGAACTGAGCGACGGGGAACGCCAGAAGATCATGATGGCCCGCGCTCTGGCTCAGGAGCCTCGCCTGATGATCCTGGATGAAATCACCGCTTTCCTCGACCTCCCTCGGCGGGTCGAGATCATGCGTTTGCTGCGCCGCCTGGCTCGCACCACCGGGCGCGCCATCCTGCTTTCGACGCATGACCTCGATCTGGCCTTGCGTAGTGCGGATCGTATCTGGCTCTTACCCAAAGGAGGGGCATTGCAAGCCGGGGCTCCCGAAGATCTTGTTTTGAACGGAGCCTTCGAATCCGCCTTTGCCAGTGAGGGGATAGATTTCGACCGGGAGCATGGTTCCTTCCGGATTCACCAGCGTTTCGAGGCCGAGGTAGAGTTGGTTGGGGAAGGTGCTGCGTTGTTCTGGACCCGGCGCGCCCTGGAGCGCGAGGGGCTTCACGTTCAGGAAAACGGACAGCCGGCGTCCATCCGCGTGGAGATTGTGGCTGAAGGCCTGTCTCTGCGTTGGCAACTCACGCACGGCGGTCAAACGCACACCTATGATGCGCTCTATGACCTGACCCGCTATGTACAATCCTTTCCCCGCACAACTCGCGCGGAATCATGA